A segment of the Arachis hypogaea cultivar Tifrunner chromosome 5, arahy.Tifrunner.gnm2.J5K5, whole genome shotgun sequence genome:
ttatctgagatacgagttttcctgggtaaaagCAGTGGCTAGGCACCACGTGCTCTAGGtcgttgagactcgatactctgctgaccctatatcGTAAGTGTGACTGGACACTATGAAAGTTCTGAATGAGCTCgccccgtggataaacaccagtgtgggtgttgtgtgattatgattatgattgtgaataactcgagttggggatgcacgacaaagggacagtccaatggttagctaccaggacttgtcgagttggctttataaccgacagatgagactcaccAGCtactaggacaggcattcattatatgcatctatgtgacattgtttgggtgtgcatattgtacttagtttgcctatgtgattaattagGTTTAATTGCTACTTGCTCTACTTGAagtaattgtttgtttgtgcttgaactttcctatttgtgtttgcgactgaaactctattggactgtggtgattggttgttgtttaGATTGTTTGGGCCTATGACCGTGGTTGATCATGATGTGGGTCGAAGTCCATGTTTGGTTGATATTtctggtttagaaaagtatgaaaaactaaactggttcagcatagacttaatgcaCATGTGCTTGAAGCAGGTCGGTCATTCGTGCGGTTAAGAAAAAacattttgaaaggcttttgaatttttaagaaataaaaaatttcctctttcaaaaaatatttcagaTTTTTAATAGAAAACCTTTACTTTTAAAAAGatgcataaggcggttattaatcactgtaacgattttttttcatatatcctattatagtaattctgcatccctatagtgagaaccctttcgaggacgatgttctcactcccctaaaggtatttccttttcaggatatggacaaggaagtcacgaagagtttattctattttctgtttatatgatgtattgtattgttttagatattatgctttccctcgcctttatctttatacaCTCTATAAGAGGGATATGAATTGTATTAGTTAAAGCTTGTAAAATTatcaatatgtatatatatgtatcctttgtaagtattgatattagtatggatgtatgttttgaaaaattcagtttaagttttaaacaagctcatattttagtattaaatattttaagagttgtcataatacccgagctatcagagtggcgcaaacagaagcgtgacattttgatagttagggtgttacattatgatttattaagaaattgtattatttggtttattaagaaaatagttgTGTTTtcgagtttaatttatttaaaaaaactatatgtcttgagttcgatttatttagaaaggaattactttaccattttgaatcactgaagaaaagtattatgttctaatattgattttaaatataaaaagggCTTATGCTTTTAGTTAGATTTAAGAATTTCGTtcaaaggagcttttagtgattttaaagaaaattggACTTTTGATTGAATAATTGCGTTTGTGACATTTTGGAAGAAGTCAGAGAATTGGTTTTAAGAAGGAACCTAAAAATGGTTTTGATTTAAATGGATTGGCTCCGTTTCAAGTGAATTGGTTTTGGATTGGGTTGGGACTTGTGACTTTATATGATTCGACTTTATAATAAATTCTGTTTCTATTTACTTAAACTAAGAatatatgattttaagagtttcaataaatttttaagaaattgaGATAGGTTATCCTTCCCTAAAGTCTTGCGACTCTGCTGAAAAATTTCTATTACCAAATTCTATTTTAGGATGGCTGATTTTTGGATCTTTCAAAAGAGATTTTTAATTTGGCCTAGTTGCTGAATCGtttggaagttttagaagaatGTTGTGGAAATGTGGCAtgttttgaaagagaaaatttcTTTTGAGAATGATGGCTTATAAGTTAGAAGTGATttgagaaatgtgaatttttgaaGCTAAGACTGGGatgaattgaatttgatttcaaagaaaagtgatttgagaaaagtgatttatggcttgaatgatgattttatgagttttatgatgttggatggtagaagtgctattatgttatgagccgaaatggctgtatatgataatgaactatggctgattgtggaatatcttatgagccagaatggctgtatatgataatgaattatggctgattgtgTAATAtattatgagccggatggctgagtatgAATATGGATTATTATTGAGTTGATAAAGTGATTGTTGCACTTCTAATTATCTAAGATATGAGTTTCTCTGGgtaaaagcagtggctagccaccacgtgctccaggttgagactcgatactctgctgaccctatgtcgtaagtgtggtcggACACTGTGAATgttccggatgagctcgtccctgtggataaacaccagtatgggtgttgtgtgattataattatgattatgaataactcgagttggggatgcactacagagggacagtccaatagttagctaccaggacttgtcaggttggctttataaccgacatataggactcatcagccactaggacatgcattcatcatatgcatctatctgacattatttgggtgtgcatattgttcttggtttgcctatgtgattaattagGTTTAATTGCTATTTGCTCTACTTGAAGTAATTGTTTGTTTGTACTTGAACTTTCTTATTTGTGTTTACAACTGAAACTCTGTTGGACTGTGATGATTGGTTGTtgtttggattgtttgggcctaggatCATGGTTATTCATGAGGTAGGCCGAAGGCCATGTTTGGTTGAtatttttggtttagaaaagtatgaaaaactaaactggtttAGCATAGACTTAATGCACCTATGCTTAAAGCAGGTCGGTCATTCGTGtggttaagaaaaatattttgaaaggcTTTGgaatttttaagaaataaatagttttctctttcagaaaagatttcagattttTAATAGTAAACCTTTACTTTTAAAAAGACGCATAAGGCAGTTATTAATCACTATAACGGTTTTattttcacgtatcctattatagtaattttgCAACtctatagtgagaaccctttcgaggacgatgttctcactccccttttcaggatatggatgaGGAAGTCATGAAGAGTTTATTCTGTTTTCTGTTTATATAATGTATTGTATTGTTTTAGATATTATgctttccctcgcctttatctttatacaCTCTGCAAGAGTGATAGGAATTGTATTAGTTAATGcttgtaaaattattaatatgtatatatatgtatcctttgtaagtattgatattagtatggatgtatgttttgaaaaattcggtttaagttttaaacatgctcatattttagtattaaatattttaatatttgtcgTAATACCCGagttatcagagtggcgcaggCAGAAGCGTGACATTTGGATAGTTAGGGTGCTAtaatttatactgtaaacgaaataCATGCAATatcatctcgtttacagtgtaaacaagataagactgaaatatttaaattcataaatattttttaaattatttattttaaaaattattagatttattttatttatttaaataaaaaatccaaattttgtaTGAAAtgctttgaaaataataaaaatagccCAAATCAGTCTAAAttactttattgtatatttattaactatttttaaaataaatacataatattatatagatgagataagtatataattttttatattatatatataaaattataaatattaaattaaataaaataagtttatattattatttttctagcaTTACTCTTTTTCTAAATTCTCTGTATGACAGCATgtcaacaataataaataaattaattaaagcattttttatGTCATGTCAACTTATTCGATGATACGTCACGTGACGATGATTAACATTTTTCGTTTAACATTTTAACATTGATGACCGATTAATTCAAAATATGAGAGGAGAGACTAATTTAATTGATGatttaaaactaaaactaatttaattaattcaaaatttgagAGACCAATCATTAGTAATTAGCTTAGGTTTCTTATAATTCAAGATCAAATTAACTCTcattactaaaatttaataaacaAAGTGATGTTACAAAAATATAAACATATCATCATTTATAATctcttattctaaaaatttaaactaacaaATAGTTAtatgaatatttatatttttaacatgtGTTTTGATACAagaattttctttttgaatttgcaCATACAGGAGattgtttttatttgttttatgttaaaaattttttttttgagtcaACAAagatcaaacattaaattttttagttGTTAAAACTTTGGTATATAAAGTTATTTATTCCAAAAATTTAATGCAATAGATAAATATATATGATGATCTATCCTATACGAAGAATAAagatagatattaaaaataagagcTTTAACCTGGGAATCAAGGAAGTGATGGTGATGATGAAGGCGATTATTATTAGAAAGAGTAGAGAAGAAGTTGTGAAGGAGTTTGTGTTTCTTAATAGCCATGAGAATGTCAGAGAGTTGAAGGGTCCTCCTCTTGTTAGCTTCAACATGAATCCATGCTCTAAATGTCACTTCCTCAATCAACACTTCACATGCTTTTGCCAACAACAATGGAGCTTCTGAATTTATCAATATCTGCTTCATTATTCTCATTAGACATATATAAACGGCAACAACTATAATTAATTAGCAAATATTATCCACATATATAGGTGAATACTTtaagtaattaaattttatatataagcaAAAAATAATCTAGCTAAGTATCTTGCATTGGGTGTATTATAAAATTGTTCAGATAGAAGATAGATAAATAATAAgggatatagaaaaatatttaaaagatcatGCTTAAAGTGGTTAAGAAAGAGAAACATGGTTTGGATTTATGTATTCGAACCCATGAAAAAGGTTCGTTGTTGTATACTCGTGGAAAACAATAATGCAAGTTATATTACTTATTGTACTGgaagtctctggtacgggttgagagatggatcgggaacttgcgggttgaggcgaatgccggatcacttgactggagtaatggggggaggtacctgcaaaaacactctgacgctcaagtcagaatggatctgagaggtataaggtgtgaggaatgaatgaatacctggaggggcTTGGGTCCTCAATTTATAGGTGTTGGTGagtgtcttatcttatcttatcttatttggctaagataatggagatgtttgaatttgaaagtcgGTTAGGAGTTCTAGAGGGCCGGTTTTCGGGCCTTCTAGGAGAGAGAGGCAAGTCGGACTCGAGGcgccgggttcgggtctaaccTTGGGTCCGAGATTCATGGGCTGGATCCGTAATAGTACAGTCCCGGGTCCAGGATCCGTGActcggatccgtaacagttgcccccgcagcgggagGGCGAGCGAGGTCGGACTGTCGCTGGGAGATATTGCTTTTGCCGTGGGCCAGGCCTTTAGTTTTTCTTGAGTGGTCGTTTGGTTGTTTCGAGAAGGGGTCGGTGCCACGGTTTCGTCTCATGGAAGATTCGTCTGACCGTTTCGGTCTGACGCGACTCTTCCGTGTTTGCTGTGCCTGTTGCGTTCTTCGAGGCGTAATTTATCAGTTTACTTTTTCCAAGGGGGCATTTATTGTGATGTGACGTTTTCCTTTATTTCCCTCACGTTTGTTTTGCTTTCCAGGGgtatttgtgttattttttttaaaccgtTTTGGTTTTCTTTCTTCACTTCCCTCGTTTGCTTCATTTCTCTATTGCTTTCTTCTCCGAGAGAGCATTTTCTGCTTTCCTTTCGCATTCTGTGGCTCTGGTTGATCTTCTGCCGTAGCGTTTTCTCCTTAGGTTTATTTCCTGTGCATCATCAGGTTGGTATTCttctgtttctttttgttttctctgtGATTTATGCTTTCTCTTCCTTTGCATTTTGTTTTGCCTCTGCTTTAGTGTAGACTAGAATTGTTTTTTGGTGTATGATGGTGGTAGATAGTTCTGTAAAGGGGGCGAGCGCCATCGCATAATTGGTGGTGTATAGGTGTCTGTTTTTTTGTTTCATCCGCCGTTTTCTGCCACGAGGTTTGGCTGACGGTGGTGCTCGTCACTATTTTAGGTATGGCTCGTCGAAGGACTGAGGGTGTGAGGGCTCCGGTGGCCCCATCGGGGGGTGTCCCCGGCCTTTTCTCTTGGGTTACTAGTGATGTATGGGGGACGCCGTCGCGGATGACAGAGGCGGACCTCCAGCGGCTTCGAGATGAAGGAGCTGTTTGTGGGGGTGGTGACGCCGAACGCCACTACGAGCTTTCTCTCCCTGGggttgacgagagggtttgctatACCAATCTTGACTCCCCGACTGTGCCAGATTGGATGTGGGTGTACGAGGCGATGTTTACTCGGCTTGGTGTTCAGCTCCCCTTTTCCCCGTTTGTTCAGCAGTTATTGAGCCGGTGCTCCGTGACGCCGTCCCAGCTACATCCGAATAGCTGGGCGGCGATAGGTGTTTCGATCTTGTTTGTGATTTTTTGGAGCTTCCTGCTACGGTAAacgtttttctttttctcttcttgtgTACCCTTCCGACCAAGGAGGGGAAACACAAGAAGGGGTATGTGTCTTTTAGAGCTCAGCCTCATCGTCGGGTCTTCGGGTTGTATGAAGATTCTTTTCATGGTTTTAAGAGTGGATTTTTTAAGGTTCGTCCCGCAAGGGGGCATCATCCTTTTTGGTTGATATTAGAGGGTAAGCGGCGGTTCCCTACCTATTGGAACTTTAAGGCGGGGCCGTCGGTTTTCACTAGGGTTTTGCAAGAGTTCCTGACTTCGGAGGAGCGAGATGTTGCTCTTGTTCTGTGGCAATTGTTTGGGGAGCGTCCTCTTAATCCTCGGGATGTGATGGGTGATCCGGTTGCTTGTCGGTCATATGTTGGTGTGTGTCTGTCCTTTTCTTGGTTTTTATGCTTGTTTTCCCGTTTTTGTAACTtgggatttttcttttcttttagttgagatggctggtggtTTGACTTCCTTGGCACGGCTGAAGGCAGCGATGGGCCGGGAGGAGGGGTCGTCGTCTCCGGCTACTCCTGTTTCTAATCCGGCCGTGGAATCTCAGGCTGTTTCTCAGGAGGTAGTTTCTTCAGGTGTGCGGGCCGATGCTCAGGTTTCTCTTGGTCCTACGAACTCGCCTGAAGTCGTCGTGGTGACGGCTGctgaggcttctcggaagagAAAAAGACCCGAGGAGCCGAGTAGTGAGACTTTCGAGGAAGAGGGTCTTGTGCTAGTGTGATGGACTGACGTTTCGATGCCCCGGGGTTTATTGATCAACACTTGATGCCTGGTACAGAGCCGTTTTTTATGGCTGTGATGTTTCGTTCCAGGCTAAGTCGGTGTATCGTGCCCTCCTCCGGTCTGTCGTTGTTGTTCGGAAAGCTGAGCCCGTGATGGCTCAGGTCGGTTTGTTGGATAAGAAACTCCGCCATTCCCAGGCTGAGGTGGCTAAGTTGAAGGAGAAGCTTGAGGCCGCCGAGACTGCGAAAGAGAAGGCAGTGAAGTCTTCTGAGGAAGCCGGGGCGGAGATTCTCCGACTTTCCGAGGTTGAGACTTCACTTTTTTCCCAATTGGCAGAGGAGCGTCAGCGGGCTTCTGATGCGGGTTCCCAAGCGGCCGTGCTTCTCAGTGAATCGGAGACTCTGAAGGCCGAGGTCGCTGCCTTGAAGAAGGAGAAGACGGAGTTACTGGCTGACGCAAAGGGTGCGATTATGGCTACTGAGGAGACGATGAGGGCTCAGGCTTTAGTGCTAGCTCCGGGTGTGGATGTGTCCGTGATGGGAGCTTTCAAGACTGTTCGTGACGGCCAGATTGTCGACCTCGAGTAGCTTCtatctttgtctttctttttggattttactttgaACTATGTTTTGAGTATTTTGGATGTCCAAGGGCCGTGTGATTGATGTTTCGTAACATCGTACTTCCGCATAATGGTATTTATCGGCCGTCCGGGCCTCTTTGTATATTCCAGTTTATGGTGTTTTTTGGGCCGTCCGGGCCTTTGGTATGTTCCGTTTTAAGCTATTCctttttgtgttttatttgttCACTCGGACCGCCGTTTGGTCGGGTTTTCTGTGGATATCCGTGTGTTGGGCCTGGGGGGTGATCAGTCCCCCAGTCATGGCCGTGTCTTTGTTCCGTATTTGGGACACTTAGAAAGTTAGAAATAGCTGTTAATGGAATTTTTATTGatggttgggcctcgttaaaaccctccgttaAAGGTGGGAAAGAGTACCCGAGATTGATACTTAagcgaaaatttaaaaaatgtaggAATCGTAAAATGGGAGGAtaagtactaaaaatataaacaacaaaaataaaaataaaaataaaaataaaggggCGACCTAGTTAGGTCGGTCTAAGTGTAGTATCGCCGTAAGTTGGCGGCGTTCCATGTCCTCGGGACTTCGTCGCCGTTAAGCCGTTCGAGTTTATATGCTTCCTTTCCGATTACAACCTTGATTCTGTATGGCCCTTCCCAGTTGGGAGTGAGTTtcccttctcctggggtcggggGACCGATATCGTttcgtcgtaggacgaggtcATCGGTTGTGAATTCTCGTCGGACGACGCCATGATTGTATCTTAAGCTGATTCTCTCTTTTAGGGCTAGCTCTTTGATATGAGCTATGCCTCTTTCCTCGTCAAtgaggtctcgttctgcttcCTCATCGTTACCTCCGACCATTTTTCTGGGGCTCGGGTCTTCGATCTCTACCGGGATGACTGCCTCCACACCGTATGTTAatcggaaaggtgtttctcccgTGGTCGTTTGAGGTGTGGTTCGGTATGACCATAAAACTGATCCTAGTTCGTCTGCCCACAGTTCATTGGCTTCGTCGAGCCGTTTATTGAGTCCTTTGACGATTGTTTTGTTTGCGGATTCCACCTGTCCGTTTATTTGGGGGTGTTCCATTGAGCTGAAACGATGGGATATGTGTAGCCCTTCTAAAAATTCTCTGAACTTTTTGTCAGCAAACTgggttccgttgtccgagatAAGGATCTCGGGGATCCCGAACCGGGTGATGATCTATCGCCAGAGGAATTTTCGGCACTGGGTTGCCGTTATGGAGGCCAAGGGTTCGGCTtcgatccatttggtgtagtaatcTATGGCGACGATGAGATACCTGAGTTGGCCGGGTGCCGTAGGGAAGGGCCAGACGAGGTCGATCCCCCAAGTGCCGAATGGCCGCTCTACCGATATGGTGCTGAGTTGGTGTGGGGCGGCTTGGTGGATattggcgtgcctttggcatttgTCGCAGTTTTTTACTAATTGCATGGAGTCTCGAATAATTGTCGGCCAGAAGTAGCCTGCCCTGATGACTTTTTGGGCTAATGTTTTACCTCCGACGTGGTGACCGCAGCAACCTTCGTGGATTTCGCGGAGTATGTACTCCGTGTCCCCGGGTTCGACGCATTTGAGCAGGGGTTGCGAGAATCCGCGTTTGTATAGTTGTCCTGTGATGATGGTATAGTTGGCGGCTTCCCTTTTTATTTGCTTTCCTTCTTTCGGGTCCAGCGGCAAAGTTCCGTCGAGGAGGTTTTGTAGGATAGGGTGGGTCCAAGATTCCTTGTCCGAGGATGTCAGATGAGCGTTGGTTGTTGTTGACACGGAGGGCGACCTAACGACTTCCTGAATTAGCGATTTGTTACCGtgtcctggtttggtactggctagtttgGAAAGTAGGTCTGCCCCTGGCGTTTCGTTCCCTGGGAACATGTTGTATGGTAATGTGCTCGAACCCTTCTTTCAGTTTGTTTACCTTGGTGAGGTATTGTTGGAGTAGGGGATCTCGTGCCTGGTAGTCTCCGTTAACTTGGGAACTGACTACCTGCGAATCGGTGTTTACCTCTAGGACCTTTGCTCCGACTTCCCGGGCTAGGGTTAGGCCTGCCAAGagggcctcatattctgcttgattgttcgATACTGA
Coding sequences within it:
- the LOC140173233 gene encoding uncharacterized protein gives rise to the protein MEHPQINGQVESANKTIVKGLNKRLDEANELWADELGSVLWSYRTTPQTTTGETPFRLTYGVEAVIPVEIEDPSPRKMVGGNDEEAERDLIDEERGIAHIKELALKERISLRYNHGVVRREFTTDDLVLRRNDIGPPTPGEGKLTPNWEGPYRIKVVIGKEAYKLERLNGDEVPRTWNAANLRRYYT